The following proteins are encoded in a genomic region of bacterium:
- a CDS encoding DUF4338 domain-containing protein — MTEVLRYRGRSISETDVAFLRELIARSPKASRRKLSALVCEEWDWRQGNGALRDMVCRGLMLALARSGHIDLPPIRKRPPNPLLQRPRPEPVEIDETPFVCSLRELGPLEIRQVRRTEEEKLCRGLLEAHHYLRYTQPVGEQLKYVAYAQSRPIACFTWSSAPRHLGARDRYIGWSLDARRKNLRLLAYNSRFLILPWVKVPHLASHLLGHMARRLSSDWERLYAHPIYFGKTFVDLDRNRGTCYRAANWVVLGMTTGRGKDAATWQQNRSKKQVLGMPLVRDFRERLSRLG; from the coding sequence CGCCAAAAGCGAGCCGGCGGAAGCTCAGCGCGCTGGTTTGTGAGGAGTGGGATTGGCGGCAGGGCAACGGCGCGCTGCGAGACATGGTGTGCCGAGGGCTGATGCTGGCGCTGGCGCGGTCGGGGCACATCGATCTGCCACCGATCCGGAAGCGACCGCCCAATCCACTGCTGCAGCGACCGCGGCCGGAGCCGGTCGAGATCGACGAGACGCCGTTCGTGTGCAGCCTCCGCGAGCTCGGGCCGCTCGAGATTCGTCAGGTACGCCGGACCGAGGAAGAGAAGCTCTGCCGCGGGCTGCTCGAGGCGCACCACTACTTGCGCTACACGCAACCGGTCGGCGAGCAGCTCAAGTACGTGGCGTATGCACAGAGCCGGCCGATCGCGTGCTTCACGTGGTCGAGCGCGCCTCGCCACCTGGGCGCGCGTGATCGCTACATCGGTTGGTCTCTGGACGCGCGGCGGAAGAATCTCCGGCTGCTCGCCTACAACAGCCGGTTTCTGATCCTGCCCTGGGTCAAGGTGCCGCATCTCGCATCGCACTTGCTCGGGCACATGGCCCGGAGGCTGTCCTCCGACTGGGAGCGCCTCTACGCGCACCCGATCTACTTCGGAAAGACCTTCGTGGATCTCGATCGGAATCGCGGCACCTGCTATCGCGCCGCCAACTGGGTGGTGCTCGGCATGACGACAGGGCGTGGCAAGGACGCGGCGACCTGGCAGCAGAATCGATCAAAAAAGCAGGTGCTCGGTATGCCCTTGGTGCGCGACTTCCGCGAGCGCCTGTCGAGGCTCGGATGA